One Thermus sp. CCB_US3_UF1 DNA window includes the following coding sequences:
- the rplK gene encoding 50S ribosomal protein L11, translating into MKKVVAVVKLQLPAGKATPAPPVGPALGQHGANIMEFVKAFNAATANMGDAIVPVEITIYADRSFTFVTKTPPASYLIRKAAGLEKGAHKPGREKVGRITWQQVVEIAKQKLPDMNTTDLEAAARMIAGSARSMGVEVVGAPEVKDA; encoded by the coding sequence ATGAAGAAAGTTGTTGCCGTAGTCAAGCTGCAGCTGCCCGCGGGCAAGGCCACGCCTGCGCCCCCGGTGGGCCCGGCCTTGGGCCAGCACGGGGCCAACATCATGGAGTTCGTCAAGGCCTTCAACGCGGCCACCGCCAACATGGGGGACGCCATCGTCCCGGTGGAGATCACCATTTACGCCGACCGCTCCTTCACCTTCGTCACCAAGACCCCGCCTGCCAGCTACCTGATCCGCAAGGCCGCGGGGCTGGAGAAGGGGGCCCACAAGCCGGGCCGGGAGAAGGTGGGGCGGATCACCTGGCAGCAGGTGGTGGAGATCGCCAAGCAGAAGCTCCCCGACATGAACACCACCGACCTCGAGGCCGCGGCCCGCATGATCGCCGGCTCGGCCCGGTCCATGGGGGTGGAGGTGGTGGGCGCGCCGGAGGTGAAGGAT
- the secE gene encoding preprotein translocase subunit SecE, translating to MFARIVRYFQEARAELARVTWPTREQVVEGTQAILVFTLVAMVVLGLYDLVFRFLIGLLR from the coding sequence ATGTTCGCCCGGATTGTCCGTTACTTCCAGGAGGCCCGGGCCGAGCTCGCCCGGGTTACCTGGCCCACGCGGGAGCAGGTGGTGGAGGGTACCCAGGCCATCCTGGTCTTCACCCTGGTGGCCATGGTGGTCCTGGGGCTTTACGACCTGGTCTTCCGCTTCCTCATAGGGCTCTTGCGATGA
- the nusG gene encoding transcription termination/antitermination protein NusG, producing the protein MSIEWYAVHTYVGQEEKAKANLEKRVRAFGLGDKVFQVLIPTEEVVELREGGKKEVVKRKLFPGYLFVQMDLGDEEEPNEAWEVVRGTPGITGFVGAGNRPVPLSPDEVRHILEVSGLLGKKEAPKAQVAFREGDQVRVVSGPFADFTGTVTEISPEKGKVKVMVTIFGRETPVELDFSQVVKA; encoded by the coding sequence ATGAGCATTGAATGGTACGCGGTCCACACCTACGTGGGGCAGGAGGAGAAGGCCAAGGCTAACCTGGAAAAGCGGGTTAGGGCCTTCGGCCTAGGGGACAAGGTCTTCCAGGTCCTTATCCCCACGGAGGAGGTGGTGGAACTCCGCGAGGGGGGGAAGAAGGAGGTCGTCAAGCGGAAGCTCTTCCCCGGGTACCTCTTCGTCCAGATGGACCTGGGGGACGAGGAGGAACCCAACGAGGCCTGGGAGGTGGTCCGGGGAACCCCGGGCATCACCGGCTTCGTGGGGGCGGGCAACCGGCCGGTACCCCTTTCCCCGGACGAGGTGCGCCACATCCTGGAGGTCTCCGGCCTCTTGGGCAAGAAGGAGGCCCCCAAGGCCCAGGTGGCCTTCCGGGAGGGGGACCAGGTGCGGGTGGTTTCCGGACCCTTTGCGGACTTCACCGGCACCGTGACCGAGATCAGCCCGGAAAAGGGCAAGGTCAAGGTCATGGTCACCATCTTCGGGCGCGAGACCCCTGTGGAGCTGGACTTTTCCCAGGTGGTCAAGGCCTAA